Proteins encoded in a region of the Anopheles aquasalis chromosome 2, idAnoAquaMG_Q_19, whole genome shotgun sequence genome:
- the LOC126571411 gene encoding DNA-directed RNA polymerase II subunit RPB7, protein MFYHISLEHEILLHPRYFGPQLIETVKQKLYTEVEGTCTGKYGFVIAVTTIDDIGSGTIQPGQGFVVYPVKYKAIVFRPFKGEVLDATVKQVNKVGMFAEIGPLSCFISHHSIPADMQFCPNGAPPCYRAMNGESVIAAEDKIRLKIVGTRVDATGIFAIGTLMDDYLGLVGS, encoded by the exons ATGTTTTATCAC ATATCGCTGGAACACGAAATTCTGCTCCACCCGCGGTACTTTGGTCCTCAGCTCATCGAAACGGTAAAGCAGAAGCTGTACACCGAGGTCGAGGGCACCTGTACGGGGAAGTACGGGTTCGTGATTGCAGTCACAACCATTGATGATATCGGCTCGGGCACGATACAACCCGGACAGGGATTCGTAGTGTACCCGGTAAAATACAAGGCGATCGTGTTTCGGCCGTTCAAGGGCGAAGTGCTGGATGCCACGGTGAAGCAAGTGAACAAGGTGGGCATGTTTGCCGAAATCGGACCACTGTCCTGCTTCATCTCGCACCATTCTATCCCGGCGGACATGCAGTTTTGTCCGAATGGGGCACCACCGTGCTACCGGGCCATGAATGGTGAGAGCGTGATAGCGGCGGAAGACAAAATCCGGCTTAAGATCGTCGGTACTCGGGTGGACGCGACCGGTATC tTCGCCATCGGAACGTTGATGGACGATTACCTTGGGCTGGTAGGAAGCTAA
- the LOC126571412 gene encoding 60S ribosomal protein L32, with the protein MAIRPAYKPKIVKKRTKKFIRHQSDRYDKLAPAWRRPKGIDNRVRRRFKGQYLMPNIGYGSNKRTRHMLPCGFKKFLVHNVRELEVLMMQNRVYCAEIAHAVSSKKRKAIVERAKQLAIKVTNPNGRLRAQELE; encoded by the exons ATGGCGATTCGTCCAGCATATAAGCCCAAAATCGTGAAGAAGCGGACGAAGAAGTTCATCCGCCACCAGTCGGATCGCTATGATAAGCTCGCT CCTGCATGGCGTCGGCCGAAAGGTATTGACAACCGAGTGCGTCGTCGCTTCAAGGGACAGTACCTGATGCCCAACATCGGATACGGCTCGAACAAGCGCACCCGCCATATGCTGCCGTGCGGTTTCAAGAAGTTCCTCGTCCACAACGTGCGCGAGCTggaggtgctgatgatgcagaaCCGCGTGTACTGCGCCGAGATTGCCCATGCCGTGTCGTCGAAGAAGCGTAAGGCCATCGTCGAGCGTGCCAAGCAGCTGGCCATCAAGGTTACGAACCCGAACGGTCGCCTGCGGGCCCAGGAGCTGGAgtaa
- the LOC126571365 gene encoding small G protein signaling modulator 3 homolog has protein sequence MSSFFGSRDHEGYVGREEHMRKLESANSEDDGELVELPLGGLHIAEGVRPTVGGPFSALTPSMWPQDILAKLGQPDPNEPPNHQPDYRFDEFGFRVEEEDGPEPSSNKLLSIPFMEDPAQRLQWIAHLEFSHHKEATELTWESVDVVLPRTEKLRSMVRAGIPHSLRPQMWMRLSGALQKKLKSETSYQEIVKASANDQLMTSKQIEKDLLRIMPTNACFSSLSGTGVPRLRRILRGIAWLYPDIGYCQGTGVIAASLLLLLEEEDAFWMMATIVEDLLPASYYSSTLLGIQADQRVMQTLIGSYLPAVDDALKRHDIELSLITLHWFLTLFASVVHMKILLRIWDWFFYDGSIVLFQLTLALLKLKEPTVKELENSAQIFNSLSDLPGDIDDVEALFAASLDVGGSLSPMVIETHRRRHLAYLMADQGALVGNPEATANLPKQQLARRQLKKSKSMLQTILFGVAGASGTEGEDELKCKNIRTTELLVDLREAILKVARHFLAIEPKLSAHIQLVADYGMGSHAKDHENYINVSRTRSRRAKALHDFERHDDDELGFRKNDIITIVSQKDEHCWVGELNGLRGWFPAKFVELLDERSKQYSCAGDDAISETVTDLVRGTLAPTIKQVLEHGMKRPSFLGGPCHPWLFIEEAATREVEKDFESVYSRLVLCKTYRLDEDGKVLTPEELLYRCVQAVNQSHDAAHAQMDVKLRSLICLGLNEQVLHLWLETLCSCTEIVQKWYQPWSFVYSPGWVQIKCELRLLSQFAFNLNPNWELPAKREAVQSQPLKDGVRDMLVKHHLFSWDL, from the exons ATGTCGTCATTTTTTGGCTCTCGAGACCATGAAGGCTACGTCGGCAGAGAGGAACATATG AGAAAGCTGGAGTCGGCCAACTCGGAGGACGATGGAGAGCTGGTGGAGCTACCGCTCGGTGGACTACATATTGCCGAAGGagtccgaccgaccgtcggTGGACCATTCTCCGCCCTAACACCGTCGATGTGGCCACAGGATATACTGGCAAAGTTGGGCCAACCGGATCCGAAtgaaccaccgaaccaccagcCGGACTACCGGTTCGACGAGTTTGGGTTCCGggtcgaggaagaggacggGCCGGAACCGAGCTCGAACAAGCTGCTCAGCATACCCTTCATGGAGGATCCGGCCCAGCGGCTGCAATGGATCGCACACCTAGAGTTTTCCCACCACAAGGAAGCAACCGAGCTGACCTGGGAATCGGTCGATGTGGTGCTACCCCGCACGGAAAAGCTCCGCTCGATGGTCCGTGCCGGAATACCGCACTCGCTACGTCCCCAGATGTGGATGCGCCTGTCCGGGGCTCTGCAAAAGAAGCTCAAATCCGAGACGAGCTATCAGGAGATTGTGAAAGCGTCGGCCAACGATCAGCTGATGACCTCGAAACAGATCGAGAAGGATCTGCTACGCATCATGCCCACGAATGCGTGCTTCAGCTCACTCAGCGGCACCGGAGTGCCCCGGTTACGGCGCATCCTGCGTGGAATCGCCTGGCTGTACCCCGACATCGGGTACTGCCAGGGGACGGGCGTTATTGCGGCgtcactgttgttgctgctcgaggaagaggacgCCTTCTGGATGATGGCAACGATCGTTGAGGATCTGCTGCCGGCTTCGTACTACTCCTCGACGCTACTGGGCATCCAGGCCGATCAGCGTGTCATGCAGACGCTTATCGGTAGCTACCTTCCGGCCGTCGATGATGCGCTCAAACGGCACGACATTGAACTGTCGCTCATCACTCTTCACTGGTTCTTGACGTTGTTCGCGAGCGTGGTACACATGAAGATCCTGCTTCGTATCTGGGATTGGTTCTTCTACGATGGTTCGATCGTACTGTTCCAGCTGACGCTTGCACTGCTCAAGCTGAAGGAACCCACCGTCAAGGAGCTAGAGAATTCGGCCCAGATCTTCAACTCTCTGTCCGATCTACCGGGCGATATCGACGATGTAGAGGCCCTGTTTGCGGCTTCGCTCGACGTCGGTGGATCCCTTTCGCCCATGGTCATCGAAACGCATCGACGGCGCCATCTTGCCTACCTCATGGCCGATCAAGGAGCGTTGGTAGGGAACCCGGAAGCGACCGCTAACCTACCGAAGCAACAGCTCGCTCGTCGACAGTTGAAGAAATCCAAATCCATGCTCCAGACGATCCTGTTCGGTGTGGCCGGAGCCAGCGGAACCGAGGGAGAGGACGAACTGAAGTGTAAGAACATTCGCACGACGGAACTGTTGGTGGATCTGCGAGAAGCGATCCTCAAGGTGGCTCGTCACTTCCTAGCGATCGAACCAAAGCTCTCCGCTCACATCCAGCTAGTGGCGGACTACGGTATGGGTAGCCATGCGAAGGATCACGAGAACTACATTAACGTCTCGAGGACACGCAGCCGACGGGCGAAGGCACTGCACGACTTCGAGCggcatgacgatgatgagctggGCTTCCGCAAGAACGACATCATTACGATCGTGAGCCAAAAGGACGAACACTGCTGGGTGGGAGAGCTGAACGGGCTGCGCGGTTGGTTTCCGGCCAAGTtcgtggagctgctggatgaaCGCAGCAAACAGTACAGCTGCGCCGGGGACGATGCGATCTCGGAGACAGTGACGGATCTGGTACGTGGTACGCTAGCACCGACCATCAAGCAGGTGCTGGAGCATGGTATGAAGCGACCCTCGTTTCTCGGTGGTCCCTGCCATCCGTGGCTGTTTATCGAGGAAGCGGCCACCCGTGAGGTGGAGAAAGACTTTGAATCCGTCTACTCACGGTTGGTGCTGTGTAAAACGTACCGATTGGATGAGGACGGTAAGGTGCTGACACCCGAggagctactgtaccgttgcGTACAGGCCGTCAACCAGAGCCACGATGCCGCTCATGCGCAGATGGACGTGAAGCTGCGCTCGCTGATCTGTCTCGGGTTGAACGAGCAGGTACTACACCTGTGGCTGGAAACACTGTGCAGCTGCACCGAAATTGTTCAGAAGTGGTACCAACCGTGGAGCTTCGTCTACTCGCCCGGTTGGGTGCAGATCAAGTGCgagctgcggctgctgtccCAGTTTGCCTTCAATCTCAACCCAAACTGGGAGCTACCGGCAAAGCGGGAAGCGGTCCAGAGTCAACCGCTCAAGGATGGAGTGCGCGATATGCTCGTCAAGCATCATCTCTTCTCCTGGGACCTTTAA